The Fervidibacillus albus genome contains a region encoding:
- the modB gene encoding molybdate ABC transporter permease subunit translates to MEFSLYPVRLSLIVSSFATIISVLFGLVVTYWMTQGKGRGKMIFETIFFLPIVLPPTVIGFLLIVIFGKNSPIGKTIEWITGSTVLFTVPAAIIAASVVSFPLIYQSMKTGFLSVDQTVIAAAKVDGASNFQLFIYHFIPLSWRSILSGIILGFTRALGEFGATLMFAGNIPGRTQTIPTAIYFFIESGNWTIATYYVMISILFSFLFLLLANRMKSIQ, encoded by the coding sequence ATGGAATTTTCTTTATATCCGGTACGTTTATCACTCATCGTCTCCTCTTTTGCCACAATCATTTCCGTTTTATTCGGACTCGTTGTGACCTATTGGATGACACAAGGAAAGGGAAGGGGAAAAATGATTTTTGAAACCATCTTTTTTCTTCCGATCGTCCTTCCACCGACAGTCATCGGGTTTTTACTCATTGTCATTTTTGGTAAAAATAGTCCGATTGGGAAAACGATTGAATGGATAACGGGATCTACTGTGCTTTTTACAGTTCCGGCTGCGATCATTGCCGCTTCCGTCGTTTCTTTTCCGCTCATATATCAATCGATGAAAACCGGCTTTTTATCTGTTGATCAAACCGTAATTGCTGCAGCAAAGGTTGATGGTGCATCAAATTTTCAATTGTTCATCTATCATTTCATCCCGCTATCATGGCGTTCGATTTTATCGGGGATTATTTTAGGATTTACTCGAGCTCTCGGAGAATTTGGGGCAACGTTAATGTTTGCAGGGAACATCCCTGGACGCACCCAAACGATTCCAACCGCCATTTATTTTTTCATCGAATCCGGAAATTGGACAATTGCTACGTATTATGTCATGATTAGCATTCTCTTCTCTTTCCTTTTCCTGTTACTGGCAAATCGGATGAAATCAATTCAGTAA
- the moaC gene encoding cyclic pyranopterin monophosphate synthase MoaC produces MKELTHFNEYGRAKMVDVSNKPETVRKAIAETSVIVNKEIYENIVENKNKKGDVLAVAQVAGIMGAKQTSTVIPMCHPIPITGVDLSFKWEREDADRYKLKIQAEVKTVGNTGVEMEALTAVSIAALTVYDMCKAIDKGMVIGPTYLVEKHGGKSGDFKRENT; encoded by the coding sequence ATGAAGGAATTAACCCACTTTAATGAATATGGTCGAGCAAAGATGGTGGATGTATCAAATAAACCGGAAACAGTTCGAAAGGCAATAGCCGAAACGAGTGTGATCGTCAATAAAGAGATTTATGAAAATATTGTGGAGAACAAAAATAAAAAAGGAGATGTTTTGGCAGTTGCCCAAGTAGCAGGAATTATGGGGGCAAAACAAACGTCGACTGTCATTCCGATGTGTCATCCGATTCCGATTACCGGTGTCGATCTTTCCTTTAAATGGGAACGGGAAGATGCCGATCGATATAAATTAAAAATCCAAGCGGAGGTAAAAACCGTCGGGAATACCGGCGTGGAAATGGAAGCACTCACTGCGGTATCAATTGCCGCTTTAACGGTTTATGATATGTGTAAAGCAATCGATAAAGGCATGGTGATCGGACCGACATATTTAGTAGAAAAACATGGAGGGAAAAGTGGAGATTTTAAACGGGAAAATACGTAA
- the safA gene encoding SafA/ExsA family spore coat assembly protein, whose translation MKKRLQSLTFLLLFLFPTVAYGQTTTYTVQPGDSMWKIAVRYQVGLSELIAANPHIENPSLIYPNQKITIPEISEKSFEAQVVELVNQKRAAAGLSPLTHNWELSRVARYKSMDMRDRNYFSHTSPTYGSPFTMMKNFGISYRTAGENIAQGQATPQAVVDAWMNSSGHRANILSTQFTEIGVGYASGGSGRHYWTQMFIGK comes from the coding sequence ATGAAAAAACGATTACAATCGTTAACGTTCTTACTGCTATTTCTTTTTCCAACCGTCGCATATGGACAAACGACGACATATACTGTTCAACCGGGAGATAGTATGTGGAAAATTGCTGTCCGGTATCAAGTAGGTTTAAGTGAATTAATCGCAGCAAACCCACATATTGAAAATCCAAGCCTTATTTATCCGAATCAAAAAATTACCATCCCTGAAATATCGGAGAAAAGTTTTGAGGCACAGGTAGTAGAACTCGTGAATCAAAAACGGGCGGCTGCCGGATTAAGTCCTTTAACCCATAATTGGGAACTTTCCCGGGTAGCAAGATACAAAAGTATGGATATGCGAGATCGAAACTATTTCTCACATACATCACCAACGTACGGAAGCCCGTTTACGATGATGAAAAATTTCGGAATTAGTTACCGAACTGCAGGGGAAAACATTGCCCAAGGACAGGCGACTCCTCAAGCTGTCGTTGATGCTTGGATGAACAGTTCGGGACACAGAGCAAATATTTTAAGTACCCAATTTACAGAAATCGGTGTCGGATATGCAAGTGGGGGATCCGGAAGACATTACTGGACGCAAATGTTTATTGGAAAATAA
- a CDS encoding nicotinate phosphoribosyltransferase produces the protein MKTKYADDSWALHTDLYQINMVETYWEDGIHNKRAVFEVYFRKLPFGHGYAVFAGLEKVVQYLQNFRFTNTDIEYLREEVGYREDFLDYLKTVRFTGTLRSVVEGEIVFGNEPLLRIEAPLAEAQLVETAILNIVNYQTLIATKASRIKQVVGDEVTMEFGTRRAQEMDAAIWGARAAYIGGFESTSNVRAGKMFGVPVAGTHAHSMIQTYHDEYTAFKKYARRHKDCVFLVDTYDTLKSGVPNAIRVAKELGNEINFVGIRIDSGDIAYLSKKARKMLDNAGFPNAKIVASNDLDEHTIMNLKAQGAKVDTWGIGTKLITGYDQPALGAVYKLVSIEENGEMVDTIKITGNPEKVTTPGLKRVYRIINKRTGKSEGDYIVLDWENPSDEKSLKMFHPIHTFIKKYVKEFEAKELHRDVIVKGELVYDLPDVHQIQKYTKESLTFFWDEYKRTLNPTPYPVDLSQACWDNKMKNIEKVHQEVTVLNEGKRENH, from the coding sequence TTGAAAACGAAATATGCAGATGATTCATGGGCCTTGCATACCGATTTATATCAAATCAATATGGTTGAAACGTATTGGGAGGATGGTATTCATAATAAAAGGGCTGTTTTCGAAGTATATTTCCGAAAATTACCCTTTGGACACGGGTATGCTGTATTCGCCGGGCTAGAGAAGGTTGTCCAATATTTACAAAATTTCCGATTCACTAATACCGATATTGAATATTTAAGGGAAGAAGTTGGATATCGGGAGGATTTTCTCGACTATTTGAAAACAGTCCGATTTACGGGAACATTACGTTCGGTTGTTGAAGGAGAAATTGTTTTCGGAAATGAGCCGCTTCTTCGCATTGAAGCACCCCTTGCTGAGGCACAATTAGTCGAAACAGCGATTTTGAACATTGTTAACTATCAAACGTTAATTGCGACAAAAGCATCTCGAATCAAACAAGTTGTTGGCGATGAGGTTACGATGGAGTTTGGAACGAGAAGAGCGCAAGAAATGGATGCTGCAATCTGGGGAGCAAGGGCCGCCTACATCGGAGGATTCGAATCGACATCGAACGTCCGGGCAGGGAAAATGTTCGGCGTTCCCGTTGCTGGTACCCATGCCCATTCGATGATTCAAACGTATCATGATGAATATACAGCCTTTAAAAAATATGCACGGCGACATAAAGATTGTGTATTTTTGGTGGACACATACGATACATTGAAATCCGGTGTACCTAATGCAATCCGTGTGGCGAAGGAATTAGGGAATGAAATAAACTTTGTCGGCATTCGAATTGATAGTGGGGATATTGCCTATTTATCGAAAAAGGCTCGGAAAATGCTTGATAATGCGGGATTCCCGAATGCAAAAATCGTCGCATCCAATGATTTAGATGAACATACAATAATGAATTTAAAGGCACAGGGGGCGAAGGTTGACACGTGGGGAATTGGAACAAAACTGATCACCGGATATGACCAACCAGCACTCGGAGCTGTCTATAAATTGGTTTCTATTGAAGAAAATGGAGAAATGGTCGATACAATCAAAATTACGGGAAATCCAGAAAAAGTTACGACACCAGGATTAAAACGGGTGTATCGGATTATTAATAAAAGGACTGGAAAATCAGAAGGAGATTATATTGTATTGGATTGGGAAAATCCTTCCGATGAAAAATCGTTAAAAATGTTTCATCCCATCCATACGTTTATTAAAAAATATGTCAAAGAGTTTGAAGCGAAGGAGTTGCATCGGGATGTCATTGTAAAGGGAGAACTCGTTTACGATCTTCCGGATGTTCATCAAATTCAAAAGTATACAAAGGAAAGTTTGACCTTTTTCTGGGATGAATATAAACGGACGTTGAATCCAACACCTTACCCTGTTGACTTAAGTCAAGCTTGTTGGGATAATAAAATGAAAAATATTGAAAAAGTTCATCAAGAGGTTACAGTATTGAATGAAGGAAAACGTGAAAATCATTGA
- a CDS encoding polyprenyl synthetase family protein: MLIHSMWDSYPWLKKELAEVLQMIDQNVRIRDKTIEQIIKETIFSGGKLLRPAYSLLCSNIGPQRDCKRAIAIAAALECLHTATLIHDDVIDEADIRHGISTLHTTSGNKFAIYAGDYLFSLSFTLLSKYASTKTNVKIRLNRVDKILTGELEQLHSRYRLPTSVKDYLSRISGKTAQLFAVSCYSGAVESGASTRIAAHAWNMGHYIGMAFQIMDDVLDFISDEKTVGKPIMNDVRQGIYTLPIIYSMERKGDHLKQILAKKNRLTNQDLEEILKIIHFNRGIEKSEELAKKYTEKALQELRKLPEGAYKKDLYSITKKLLERKM, encoded by the coding sequence ATGCTGATTCATTCGATGTGGGACTCATATCCTTGGTTAAAAAAGGAATTAGCAGAAGTTTTACAGATGATTGATCAAAACGTGCGTATTCGGGATAAGACGATTGAACAAATCATAAAAGAGACGATTTTTTCAGGGGGTAAATTGTTACGTCCTGCCTATTCATTATTGTGCTCCAATATTGGTCCCCAACGTGATTGTAAACGGGCGATTGCGATTGCAGCTGCTCTGGAATGTTTACATACGGCCACACTGATACACGATGATGTCATCGATGAAGCGGATATAAGACATGGAATCTCCACGTTGCATACAACGAGTGGGAACAAGTTTGCAATTTATGCTGGAGATTATTTGTTTAGTTTATCCTTTACATTACTATCCAAATATGCCTCTACGAAAACGAATGTGAAAATACGTTTAAATCGTGTGGATAAAATATTAACGGGGGAATTGGAACAACTTCATTCCCGCTATCGCCTCCCTACCTCTGTAAAAGATTACTTATCGCGAATTTCCGGAAAAACGGCTCAACTATTTGCCGTCAGTTGTTATTCCGGAGCAGTTGAAAGCGGAGCATCTACACGAATTGCAGCCCACGCTTGGAATATGGGACATTACATAGGGATGGCCTTTCAAATTATGGACGATGTTTTAGACTTTATTAGTGATGAAAAAACGGTAGGAAAACCAATAATGAACGATGTACGCCAAGGAATTTATACGTTGCCAATCATTTATTCAATGGAGCGTAAAGGTGATCATTTAAAACAAATTCTCGCAAAAAAGAATCGACTAACGAATCAAGATTTAGAAGAAATATTGAAAATTATTCATTTCAATCGCGGAATTGAAAAATCAGAGGAATTGGCTAAAAAATATACCGAAAAGGCTTTACAAGAACTGCGAAAGTTACCGGAAGGAGCGTATAAGAAGGATCTATATTCTATCACTAAAAAACTACTGGAAAGGAAAATGTAA
- a CDS encoding DUF2500 domain-containing protein, protein MADPMFFDDHSMFSFMNIFTIFFFIISSIIILTIIISAIKGIKQWRKNEQSPELSVPAIVKSKRTEVHTYRHHDDHHSSTSANTTYFVTFEFESGDRMELKLLGKDYGMLAEGDVGILTFKGTRYLGFERKKEN, encoded by the coding sequence ATGGCTGATCCGATGTTTTTCGATGATCATTCGATGTTTTCATTTATGAACATTTTTACGATTTTTTTCTTTATCATTTCTTCTATAATTATATTAACTATAATTATTAGTGCCATAAAGGGAATAAAACAATGGCGAAAGAATGAACAGTCACCTGAATTATCCGTTCCTGCCATCGTAAAGTCGAAGCGGACGGAAGTGCATACATATCGTCATCACGATGATCATCACTCTTCCACCTCAGCAAACACAACGTATTTCGTGACATTCGAATTCGAAAGCGGCGACCGGATGGAATTGAAACTTTTGGGAAAGGATTACGGGATGCTTGCAGAGGGGGACGTTGGAATATTAACTTTCAAAGGTACAAGATATCTCGGATTTGAACGAAAAAAGGAAAATTAA
- a CDS encoding NADPH-dependent FMN reductase, with protein sequence MLKIGIIVGSVRKERNAEAVANWMYEFAVNRGDENVVYELVDLKDYKLPFLGEELPENRQKEAEEAIANWSNKMDSFDGYIFVAPEYNHAVGGALKNALDYLNAEVNNKAAGFVGYGSLGGVRAHENLRLILGELQVADVRTAVTFSLLTDFENMRVFKPASYHENNANGMLDQLIAWSRALKTIR encoded by the coding sequence ATGTTAAAAATCGGAATTATTGTTGGAAGTGTACGGAAAGAGCGAAATGCAGAGGCAGTGGCAAATTGGATGTATGAATTTGCTGTTAATCGAGGTGACGAAAATGTCGTATACGAACTCGTTGATCTAAAGGATTACAAGTTGCCATTTTTAGGGGAAGAGTTGCCGGAAAATCGACAAAAAGAAGCGGAAGAAGCGATAGCAAATTGGTCGAATAAAATGGATTCCTTCGACGGATATATTTTCGTTGCCCCTGAATATAATCATGCGGTAGGAGGGGCATTGAAAAACGCTCTCGACTATTTAAATGCTGAAGTGAATAACAAAGCTGCAGGCTTCGTTGGATATGGAAGCTTAGGTGGTGTTCGTGCCCATGAAAATCTCCGCCTAATTTTAGGTGAACTGCAAGTGGCAGATGTGCGAACTGCGGTCACGTTCTCATTGCTAACTGATTTTGAAAACATGCGCGTATTCAAACCGGCTTCCTATCATGAAAATAATGCAAACGGCATGCTCGATCAATTAATTGCTTGGAGTCGGGCATTAAAAACAATTCGATAA
- a CDS encoding MarR family winged helix-turn-helix transcriptional regulator, which translates to MTVKDERDRESSLKLFVVMSRAMQTIQKRVESNIKSFGMNLTEFAVLELLYHKGEQPIQKIGQKVLLASSSITYVVDKLEKKGHLVRKPCPNDRRVIYAVLTEEGKKMMEKIFPKHQDAMIEIMGGLSTEEKELTIEKLKKLGFYAKGNE; encoded by the coding sequence ATGACGGTAAAGGATGAACGAGATAGGGAAAGTTCATTAAAATTGTTTGTAGTGATGTCTAGAGCGATGCAAACGATTCAGAAACGGGTTGAGTCCAATATAAAGAGTTTTGGCATGAATTTAACGGAATTTGCCGTTTTGGAATTGCTCTATCATAAAGGAGAACAACCGATACAAAAAATTGGTCAAAAGGTACTCCTTGCCTCCAGTAGTATAACGTATGTCGTTGATAAATTAGAAAAAAAAGGACATTTAGTTCGAAAACCGTGTCCAAATGATCGTCGGGTGATTTATGCTGTACTTACCGAAGAAGGAAAAAAGATGATGGAGAAGATTTTTCCGAAACATCAGGATGCGATGATTGAAATTATGGGCGGATTAAGTACGGAAGAAAAAGAATTGACCATTGAAAAACTAAAAAAATTAGGATTTTATGCTAAAGGGAACGAATAG
- a CDS encoding DUF5362 family protein produces the protein MNDEQLLLKRLSQISTWGKFGGIVTMIFGGFSALFGLLFFGIGALPGILSVVLGYFQFKVGQNATILKNNANESAQLALFDYLGKQYLFLGIMLVISIISFIFFIILTIAGFVMFDNIINVNDYHFEIKTSN, from the coding sequence ATGAATGATGAACAGTTATTACTGAAACGGTTATCTCAAATATCGACTTGGGGAAAATTCGGTGGAATCGTAACAATGATTTTCGGAGGGTTTAGTGCACTTTTTGGGTTGTTATTCTTTGGAATCGGTGCCTTACCCGGTATTTTATCCGTCGTTTTAGGCTATTTTCAATTTAAAGTTGGTCAAAATGCAACCATATTAAAAAATAACGCAAATGAATCTGCACAACTCGCTCTTTTCGATTATTTAGGAAAACAATATTTGTTTCTAGGAATCATGCTTGTTATCAGTATAATATCTTTCATTTTTTTTATTATATTAACTATTGCAGGGTTCGTGATGTTCGATAACATCATCAATGTAAATGATTACCATTTTGAAATTAAAACATCCAACTAA
- a CDS encoding sulfite exporter TauE/SafE family protein — protein sequence MKRLIVLAFIGLVAQLVDGALGMAYGVTSTSLLLLFGIAPAVASASVHMAEVVTTAASGIAHIRFGNVDKQVVIKLIVPGSIGAFLGACFLSNIPATFIKPFVSGFLLLLGVFIIYRFLFQTHPAQFAEKKLTKKKSVPLGLIAGFLDATGGGGWGPIATPVLLTGNRMEPRKVIGSVDTSEFAIALSSTLGFLLTLGWSNISLQWVLALMIGGIIAAPIAAWLVKKLPTTLLGILVGGVIILTNIGTLFDTLKVPTIVLNVTYGTFVFLWIAAVFFVIRKLKKTEWKAKASPNNR from the coding sequence TTGAAAAGGTTAATTGTACTTGCTTTCATCGGGTTGGTTGCCCAGTTGGTGGACGGAGCTTTAGGGATGGCTTACGGCGTCACATCGACTTCCCTTTTATTGCTATTTGGTATTGCGCCTGCTGTTGCATCTGCATCCGTTCATATGGCGGAAGTGGTCACAACTGCTGCTTCAGGTATTGCCCATATCCGCTTTGGAAATGTGGATAAACAAGTCGTCATCAAACTCATTGTTCCGGGTTCGATCGGAGCTTTTTTGGGCGCTTGTTTTTTAAGTAATATCCCAGCAACATTCATAAAACCGTTTGTTTCCGGGTTCCTTTTACTGCTCGGTGTATTTATTATTTATCGTTTTTTGTTTCAAACACATCCAGCACAATTCGCGGAAAAAAAATTGACGAAAAAAAAGTCGGTCCCGCTAGGATTGATCGCAGGATTTTTAGATGCGACGGGTGGCGGAGGATGGGGACCGATTGCCACGCCGGTTTTATTGACGGGAAACCGGATGGAACCACGGAAAGTAATCGGTTCGGTGGATACGAGTGAATTTGCCATTGCCCTTTCTTCGACTCTCGGCTTTCTCTTAACCCTCGGATGGTCTAACATTTCTCTCCAATGGGTGCTCGCACTAATGATCGGAGGAATCATCGCTGCTCCAATTGCCGCATGGTTAGTCAAAAAACTACCAACTACCCTTTTAGGAATATTGGTTGGAGGTGTAATCATCCTTACGAATATAGGTACTTTATTCGACACATTGAAAGTACCGACAATCGTTTTGAACGTTACTTACGGTACATTCGTTTTCCTATGGATTGCTGCCGTTTTTTTCGTCATTCGCAAGTTAAAAAAAACCGAATGGAAAGCGAAAGCCTCTCCAAATAATCGATAA
- a CDS encoding phosphate ABC transporter ATP-binding protein codes for MAILSKIEQVAIRFEHVNYSIDGKNILHDITGDVPTGKITTIVGPSGTGKSTLFRLINGLISPNSGKIFVLGKNTEEYDPVSLRKIVALAPQSAPMMDGTVFSNLRLPFELHGKTFDETEANRLLQLVNLDKSLLFHDANRLSGGERQKVSIARTLANRPQILLLDEITSSLDPVSQQEIEQLILSVNKTYKTTILWITHQMDQAIRVGDFTWMMMDGKLAESGKISELQMSDNIRIQQFVKGESK; via the coding sequence GTGGCCATTTTGTCAAAAATCGAACAAGTCGCCATCCGTTTTGAACATGTAAACTATTCCATCGATGGCAAAAACATTTTACATGATATAACTGGGGATGTTCCAACTGGGAAAATCACTACAATCGTTGGACCTTCAGGAACGGGAAAATCCACTTTGTTTCGATTAATTAACGGATTAATCTCCCCGAATTCCGGGAAAATTTTTGTTCTCGGAAAAAACACCGAAGAATACGATCCCGTTTCTTTACGGAAAATCGTAGCGCTTGCCCCACAAAGTGCACCGATGATGGATGGTACGGTTTTCTCCAATTTGCGGTTGCCTTTTGAACTCCACGGTAAAACGTTTGACGAGACGGAAGCAAACAGGCTTTTACAACTCGTAAATTTGGACAAATCCCTTCTTTTTCACGATGCAAATCGGTTATCAGGAGGAGAGCGTCAAAAGGTATCCATTGCTCGAACCCTTGCCAATCGACCGCAAATTTTGTTATTGGATGAAATTACTTCCTCATTGGATCCTGTGTCTCAGCAAGAAATTGAACAGCTCATTTTATCCGTCAACAAAACATACAAAACGACGATTTTATGGATTACCCATCAGATGGACCAAGCGATACGGGTTGGAGATTTTACATGGATGATGATGGATGGAAAACTAGCGGAATCCGGAAAAATATCAGAACTTCAAATGTCCGATAATATTCGAATTCAACAGTTTGTAAAGGGGGAATCGAAATGA
- a CDS encoding ABC transporter permease, whose amino-acid sequence MNYFTLSLALIFVFIPLILSKTLNLGLEKDTVIATIRSIIQLLVVGYILKMVFDTEHLFFIFIMIALMITAATQNTRKKGVSIKGITWKLVITFVFIELLTQLILIGFHIIPPTAQYMIPISGMVIGNSMVLAILFLNRFDAEIASRKEHIELILSLGGTPKQAIQKQLVASIKASTIPTIESQKTIGLVQLPGMMSGQIIAGADPVQAVQFQLLILFLLLTTAVTTSVLLGFLAYPTLFNDRMQFLEDRFIKREK is encoded by the coding sequence ATGAACTATTTCACATTAAGCCTTGCTCTCATTTTTGTTTTTATACCCCTTATTTTATCCAAAACATTAAATTTAGGTTTAGAAAAGGATACAGTCATTGCTACTATTCGCTCCATCATTCAGCTGCTTGTCGTCGGCTACATATTAAAAATGGTTTTTGATACAGAACACTTGTTTTTCATTTTCATCATGATTGCTTTAATGATTACAGCTGCTACCCAAAACACAAGAAAAAAGGGTGTTTCAATTAAAGGGATCACTTGGAAATTAGTAATCACATTTGTTTTTATCGAGCTATTAACCCAGCTGATTTTGATTGGATTCCATATTATCCCACCTACCGCCCAATATATGATCCCAATTAGCGGAATGGTTATCGGTAATTCGATGGTACTCGCTATTTTATTTCTCAACCGTTTCGACGCGGAAATCGCTTCTCGAAAAGAACATATTGAACTGATTTTATCTTTGGGTGGCACACCAAAACAAGCCATTCAAAAACAATTGGTTGCTTCCATCAAGGCAAGTACGATTCCGACAATTGAAAGCCAAAAAACGATTGGACTCGTCCAACTACCCGGAATGATGAGCGGACAAATCATTGCCGGAGCTGATCCTGTTCAAGCCGTACAATTTCAATTGCTCATTCTTTTCTTACTCCTTACAACTGCGGTTACAACGAGCGTCCTACTTGGATTTCTCGCCTATCCGACATTATTTAATGACAGAATGCAATTTTTGGAAGATCGTTTCATCAAAAGGGAAAAATAA
- the ytvI gene encoding sporulation integral membrane protein YtvI has translation MKGFFTPKRIIIGTVLILIVAVFYFHSTAFMPFILAAVTAFLLDPFVRFVEAKLKLKKRLYAVTIVFVLFVFFLALLFYFIITKLITETIGLVERIPTYIFEISHYLEQWLEDFNATVGKLPPVIIKELENQTDSLLEWASTLTQKAIPLLVGWVQGIPNLVIVFIIYLLALFLISLDLPKYKEGFFARFEKENAEKVRFLLHRAMRFFSGFFKAQFLVSIIIFIVSYIGLLIIASDKALVMAFVIWFIDFIPFIGSIVILAPWGLFELLSGETGMAVELFILAGILLIIRRTVEPKVMGDQIGLPALPTLIGLWLGLYFFGLIGLIIGPLIIIALYSAKEAGLIKFDFKI, from the coding sequence TTGAAAGGGTTTTTTACACCGAAACGTATTATTATAGGAACCGTATTGATTTTGATTGTAGCCGTATTTTATTTTCACTCGACTGCTTTTATGCCCTTTATTTTGGCGGCCGTTACGGCTTTTTTACTCGATCCGTTCGTAAGGTTTGTCGAAGCAAAATTGAAATTAAAAAAGAGGCTATATGCTGTAACGATTGTATTCGTTTTGTTCGTTTTCTTTTTAGCGTTGCTTTTTTATTTCATCATTACGAAATTAATTACTGAAACGATTGGGCTTGTTGAACGGATTCCTACGTATATTTTTGAAATCAGCCATTATTTGGAACAATGGTTAGAAGACTTTAATGCAACAGTCGGGAAACTACCTCCAGTTATCATTAAAGAATTGGAAAATCAAACAGATTCTCTTTTAGAATGGGCCTCTACATTGACGCAAAAGGCGATACCACTTTTAGTTGGTTGGGTACAGGGAATCCCAAATTTAGTGATCGTATTCATCATATATTTATTAGCCCTATTTTTAATCAGTTTGGATTTACCGAAGTATAAGGAAGGTTTTTTCGCCCGATTTGAAAAGGAAAATGCTGAAAAGGTCCGATTTTTGTTACATCGAGCTATGCGATTTTTTAGCGGATTTTTCAAGGCCCAATTTCTCGTTAGCATCATTATTTTTATCGTATCTTATATTGGGCTTCTCATCATTGCTTCTGATAAAGCACTCGTTATGGCTTTTGTGATCTGGTTTATCGATTTTATTCCGTTCATCGGTTCCATCGTGATTTTAGCTCCGTGGGGACTATTTGAACTGTTATCCGGAGAGACGGGGATGGCCGTTGAGTTATTTATTTTAGCGGGCATATTATTGATCATTCGCCGGACGGTAGAACCGAAAGTGATGGGCGACCAAATCGGGTTACCAGCCCTCCCGACATTGATCGGTCTTTGGTTAGGTTTATACTTTTTCGGACTGATCGGTTTGATTATCGGTCCACTAATTATCATTGCCCTTTATTCTGCGAAGGAAGCGGGATTGATCAAGTTTGATTTTAAAATTTAA
- a CDS encoding YjcZ family sporulation protein, translating to MGHHRGGSDFVLIVVLFILLIIVGASFFDNRY from the coding sequence ATGGGTCACCATCGAGGCGGTTCGGACTTCGTGCTAATCGTCGTACTATTCATTTTGTTAATTATTGTCGGTGCATCTTTTTTTGACAATCGGTATTAA
- a CDS encoding putative ABC transporter permease, translating to MGDSLGDMSVPALVFYFTLYSFFGWFLENSFSFTKGGPFFKHNFFKGPFKPMYGIAPVLLLIFSNEDRSLHSILLLCLVIPTSVEYVSGVLLEKLFHLRYWDYSNEKYQIQGHICLAFSTIWVILSFVCLKWIHPVVASIHQSVNDFWRWLYPFAAIYFIMELGFSFLRYRFKSPSKKNSSSSILSINRK from the coding sequence ATGGGGGATTCCTTAGGAGACATGAGTGTACCCGCTCTCGTTTTTTATTTTACATTATATAGTTTTTTCGGCTGGTTTTTGGAAAATAGTTTCAGTTTTACAAAAGGAGGGCCATTTTTTAAGCATAATTTTTTCAAGGGACCTTTCAAGCCGATGTACGGAATCGCCCCGGTTCTTTTGCTTATTTTCAGCAATGAGGACCGTTCGTTACATTCCATCTTGCTATTATGTTTAGTCATTCCGACGTCTGTGGAATATGTAAGTGGGGTGTTATTGGAAAAACTATTTCATTTACGATATTGGGATTATTCAAATGAAAAATATCAAATTCAAGGGCATATTTGCCTTGCTTTTTCCACGATTTGGGTCATTCTTTCTTTCGTTTGTTTGAAATGGATTCACCCGGTAGTCGCGTCCATTCATCAATCCGTCAACGATTTCTGGCGATGGCTTTATCCATTTGCAGCGATTTATTTTATTATGGAACTGGGATTTTCCTTTTTGAGATATCGGTTTAAATCCCCTTCGAAGAAAAATTCATCCAGTTCCATCTTATCAATAAACCGAAAATAA